The following nucleotide sequence is from Streptomyces leeuwenhoekii.
CGCGGGAGCGGGCCGTGCTCGCCGAGATGGCGCAGGGCCACACCAACGCGGCGATCGCACGGCGGCTGCACATATCCCAGAGCGGCGTCGAGAAGCACATCAACGCGATCTTCGACAAGCTCGAACTGTCCGGGGGCGAAGGCTATTCGCGCAGAGTGCTCGCGGTGCTGCGGTATCTGGGGAGCTGACGCGGCGGGCGGACCGGCGCGGCGGGAGTCAGCCGCAGCAGCCCCCGCCGCAGCAGCCACCTCCGCCGCCCGGTCCGGGTGCGGGGGCCGAAGCGGAGGACGAGCCGCCGACCGCGACCGTCGACAGGAGCTTCACGGTGTCGTCGTGGCCCGCTGGGCAGGCGGCGGGAGCGGAGGAGTCGGCCATGGGACGGCTCAGTTCGAACGTGTCGCCGCAACTGCGGCAGCGGTACTCGTAGCGAGGCATGGGCTCAGGTTAACCGCCGTGCGGGGCCGTTCGTAGGGCGAAAGCCGTTCGGGGAGCCGTCCGGTGGCCGATCCGTTCAGTGACCGGCGCCGCGGTCCTCCCGGATCCGGGTGACCACGCGGGCCACCGTCCGCCGGATGGCCTCCGTCTCCGTGAGGAAGTGCCAGTAGTCGGGGTGGCGGCCCTCCAGCGTGGCGACCGCCCGTTCCAGCCGGGCGACGGCGTCGTCCAGGGGGCGCGCGTGCCGTGGGTCGGGGGTGTGGCGTCCGGCCATGGCCAGCCGCTGGGCGTCGCGGATCGCGAACCGGGTGCGTTCGATCTCCCGCTGGGGGTCCTTCTGCACGGCGTCGAGCTGCCGCAGGCGGTCACCGGCGGCCGAGACGGCTTCGTCGGTCGCGTTCAGCAGGGCCCGGACGGTCGACAGCAGCGCGGTCGCGTCGGGCCAGCGCTGCTCGTCCCGGGCCGCCTGCGCCTCGGCCAGCTTCCGCTCGGCCTGCCGGACGGTGTCGGCGGCCTGCTCCGGCACATGCTGGAGGTCCTGCCAGCAGGCGACGGTGAACCGCCGCCGCAGCTCGCTGAGGACCGGCTCGACCTGCTCCGCGCGGGTGGTGAGCGCCTGGGCGCGGGTACGCAGGGAGACCAGGCGGTGGCCGATCTCGGCGGCCCGCTCCGGCAGCCGTTCCGCCTCGGCGCGGACCGCCTCGGCCTCCCGGGTGACCCGCTCGGCGCGGTCCAGCGTCTGCGGCACGCCGTGCCGTCCGGCGCCCTCGTTCAGCTTGGTCAGCTCGGGGGCGAGGGCGGCGAGACGGGCGGCGAGGTCGTCCGCTCGCAGCCCCGTGCCCCGGGCGGTGTCCAGCGCCCGGGAGGCGGCGAGCAGGGACTGCCGCGCCCGTTCGACGGCGGGGGCGAGCCGGGCCAGTTGCGTCTCGGCCTTGCCGAGCAGCGGGCCGAGCCCCTCGGCGAAGCGGTCCAGTTCCTGCTTGGCCCGGCCGAGCTCGTCCTTGGCCGCGGTCAGCTGGGCGCGGGCCCGGGAGGCGGCCGGTGCCTCCAGGTCGTCGCGGTCCAGGTCGTGGGCGTCGACGGCGTCGATGTACTGGCGACTGGCCTCGTCGATGCGCCGCCCGAGCGCCGCGAAACCGTCGACCGCGCGCCGGGCGGCGGGGGAGTCGTCGACGGCCGTGATCGTCTCGATGGAGATCCGCAGGTCCCGCTGGGCGGTGTCCAGCTCGTAGAAGGCGGCCGCGGCGGCGTCCTTCGCGGCCTGTGCCTCGGCCCGCTGGCTCTCGGCGCGCCCGCCGAACCAGCGCCGGGTCCCGCCACCGGCGAACGCGGCGGGCAGCGCCAGCGCGGCCATCAGCGGCAGGGCGAGCAGCGTGAGCGTGCCGCGCGAAGCGCCGTACCGGGGGCGGCGCGGCGATCGGTGCGGCGGGCGAGGCGCGCACGGCTCCATCGGCGGCGTATACGGCTGCGATGGTGTCGCCGTCACATCCCTCTCCCGTGTCGTCCGCCCTGCCCGGGTTCATTCTCCCACCCGTAAGGGACGAACACACGGGGCGTTCAGTTCGCCGCGCGGACGGTGACTTTGCCGTCGTCGGTGAGGGCGTTCACCACGTGGGAGCTGGAGTCGTCGCGCGGCACGGACACGTCCACGCCTCCGTCGCCGGTCTCGGCCGTCACCCGGTACCCGGCCCGGGGCAGCTCGATCGTGACGGAGCCGTCGCCGCTGCGGGAATCCACGAGATCCGGCACGGCGTCCAGTTCGAGGCGGACCGAACCGTCCTTCGTCTGCGCGCGCACCCGGCGCGAGGAGACCTCCGCCCGGACGGATCCGTCGTCGGTGCGCAGTGTCAGCGGCCCGCTGGTGTCGGTGACGCGGATGGACCCGTCGCCGGTGCGGATCTCCAGCGCGTCGCGGAAGCCGCTCGCCCGCACGCCGCCGTCGCCGTCCACCACCTTCACCGAGACGCCGTGGGGCACTGCGACGCGGTGCTTGGCCGCGCAGTTCGCGACGACGCCCGAGCAGTGCATCCGCAGCTTCAGCCGGTCGTCCCGCATCGACCAGGTGACCTCCGGGGCCTCGCCGACGGCGACCGACCCCTGGAACCAGCGGGTCACCTCGACGCTGCCCCGCTCGTGCGACGGGGCGGCGACGATCTCCAGTGCCGAGTCGTCGGAGTCGATGGTGAGGGTCCGGCCGTGCAGCGGGAAGGACCGGTGGTCGGGATCGGTGTCGTCCTCGGCCGAGGAACAGGCGGTGAGGCCCGCGAAGAGCACGACGACGGCGCCGGTGACGGCGGCCGCGCGAGCGGGAACGGTACGGGCCATGACGATCTCCCCCAGAGGCGACGACGGGTGCCTCGCCCGGGGCCCGAGCGGACGGGCGGCAGGACCCGGGGGCCCTGCGTGGCGAGGCCCTTCGACGGTAGGCATCCGCCGCCCGTCCCGGGATCCGGGCGGCTCCCGGATCATTGGTGGGGTTAACCCCCGGGCCGAGGTCGGGGAAGTCCCGGAGAGAGCGGCGAACGGGTGCGCG
It contains:
- a CDS encoding FmdB family zinc ribbon protein is translated as MPRYEYRCRSCGDTFELSRPMADSSAPAACPAGHDDTVKLLSTVAVGGSSSASAPAPGPGGGGGCCGGGCCG
- a CDS encoding DUF4097 family beta strand repeat-containing protein, translating into MARTVPARAAAVTGAVVVLFAGLTACSSAEDDTDPDHRSFPLHGRTLTIDSDDSALEIVAAPSHERGSVEVTRWFQGSVAVGEAPEVTWSMRDDRLKLRMHCSGVVANCAAKHRVAVPHGVSVKVVDGDGGVRASGFRDALEIRTGDGSIRVTDTSGPLTLRTDDGSVRAEVSSRRVRAQTKDGSVRLELDAVPDLVDSRSGDGSVTIELPRAGYRVTAETGDGGVDVSVPRDDSSSHVVNALTDDGKVTVRAAN